The following are encoded together in the Gilvimarinus sp. DA14 genome:
- a CDS encoding TetR/AcrR family transcriptional regulator: MKLSEKKRLQILEAAENLFAQEGLDATSMDQVAAVAQVSKRTVYNHFATKTDLFVAMLEGMFHKLKQGDILSYDPARSIAAQLTEVAQQEAELLSSEEFLQLARVTFIQLLQDQTLAQSLNKSSIGCLRYLEPLLTAALADGVLKIEDIPLAARQFVYQLKSLIFYPRLYGVQELNNDTQTIINETVKMFMARYGA, from the coding sequence ATGAAATTGTCCGAGAAGAAACGCCTGCAAATTCTTGAAGCCGCCGAGAACCTGTTTGCGCAGGAAGGGCTGGACGCTACCAGCATGGATCAGGTGGCCGCCGTGGCTCAGGTTTCCAAACGCACGGTATACAACCACTTTGCCACCAAAACAGACCTTTTTGTCGCCATGTTAGAGGGTATGTTCCACAAGCTTAAGCAGGGCGATATTCTCAGCTACGACCCAGCCCGGAGCATTGCTGCACAGCTTACCGAAGTCGCGCAGCAAGAGGCAGAGCTACTGAGCTCGGAAGAATTTTTGCAACTTGCCCGGGTTACTTTTATCCAGCTTCTGCAAGATCAAACCCTGGCGCAGTCACTCAATAAATCGTCTATTGGCTGTTTGCGCTATCTGGAGCCATTACTGACAGCGGCACTGGCAGATGGCGTGCTGAAGATTGAAGACATCCCGCTGGCGGCGCGGCAGTTTGTGTATCAGCTCAAATCGCTGATTTTTTACCCGCGCCTTTATGGTGTGCAAGAGCTGAATAACGATACGCAGACGATTATCAACGAAACCGTAAAAATGTTTATGGCGCGCTACGGCGCCTAG
- the gspM gene encoding type II secretion system protein GspM, translated as MNQLFDALGKYNRREQTILLLGALAIVLYILWMGVLAPLKEKREQQVVTNASTAAALERVKVLTARINKAESDSRQQNAASSGNISQLIDSTLQANGLRMSGFQPGTRGEVRVRLDNVNYSAMMQWLYDLEYKHDVSVRDLSMASTTTPGQVTANVRLSKN; from the coding sequence ATGAACCAGTTATTCGACGCCCTCGGTAAATACAATCGCCGCGAGCAAACCATCTTGCTGCTCGGCGCCCTGGCGATAGTGCTGTATATCCTGTGGATGGGCGTATTGGCACCCTTGAAAGAAAAACGCGAGCAACAGGTGGTCACCAATGCCTCTACCGCCGCCGCATTAGAGCGGGTAAAAGTGCTTACCGCGCGGATCAACAAAGCCGAAAGCGACAGCCGCCAGCAGAACGCTGCCAGCAGCGGCAACATCAGCCAGCTGATTGACTCCACCTTGCAGGCCAACGGCCTGCGCATGAGCGGCTTTCAGCCGGGCACCCGGGGCGAAGTGCGTGTCAGGCTGGATAACGTCAACTACAGCGCCATGATGCAGTGGCTGTATGATCTGGAATACAAGCACGATGTCAGTGTCAGAGATCTCTCCATGGCATCCACAACTACCCCAGGGCAGGTCACGGCCAACGTGCGCCTGAGTAAAAACTGA
- a CDS encoding type II secretion system protein N has protein sequence MIRWILFGLVCTLVFAVTQIPATWGAYLMTKGTGLGLSGISGSLWNGKAGMASVRIDGHSYSLGELSWQLKPLSLLTLQPCADIAASLERQQINGRACAGTGNTLKLSDANIAIPATLIQDIPEPTKLNGQVSAHIDTLKLKGQALQALKGNLSWTNARLHNGQNWLNLGAFAADLSATDEGHIRADIFSLEGPVDLTGNVVMPLTGGIIIDANFSFSDEFAREVQADQWLPMVAEPLDDNRHRLRMTL, from the coding sequence ATGATTCGCTGGATTCTGTTTGGTCTTGTTTGCACCCTTGTGTTCGCGGTAACGCAAATTCCCGCCACTTGGGGCGCGTATCTAATGACAAAGGGCACGGGCCTGGGGCTGTCGGGTATTTCTGGCAGCTTGTGGAATGGCAAGGCCGGTATGGCCTCGGTGCGTATTGACGGGCACAGCTACTCGCTGGGCGAGCTCAGTTGGCAACTCAAGCCCCTGAGCCTTCTCACCCTGCAGCCCTGTGCAGATATCGCCGCCAGCCTGGAGCGCCAACAAATTAACGGCCGCGCCTGTGCCGGTACTGGCAACACCTTGAAGCTGAGTGACGCCAATATCGCCATTCCCGCCACACTCATTCAGGACATACCCGAACCCACCAAGTTAAACGGCCAGGTATCCGCGCATATCGACACCCTGAAACTCAAGGGCCAGGCCCTGCAAGCCCTAAAGGGCAATCTAAGCTGGACCAACGCGCGCCTGCACAATGGCCAGAACTGGCTCAACCTGGGTGCTTTCGCCGCCGACTTATCGGCCACCGATGAAGGGCATATTCGCGCCGATATTTTCTCGCTGGAGGGACCGGTAGATTTGACCGGCAATGTGGTAATGCCGCTGACGGGCGGTATTATTATCGACGCCAATTTTAGTTTCAGCGACGAATTCGCCCGCGAAGTGCAAGCTGACCAATGGCTGCCGATGGTCGCCGAACCATTAGACGACAACCGCCACCGTTTGCGGATGACGCTGTAA
- a CDS encoding MBL fold metallo-hydrolase: MTRLTMAALALSALTLGGVYMAQGSFAAGAAEYAPAPREGGKFVNQKPTEPSSFWRTVEIFWRFLTESRTDPEPENELPMQTLARAQLEQLSDNQLHIVKLGHSSLLLKVMGEYWLIDPVFSERASPFSFMGPKRFQPTPITIEQLPPIAKVLISHNHYDHLDKKAVAALADKTERFLVPLNVDTELRDWGVAEEKILAFDWWQETEDKSARVTFTPTQHFSGRGLGDANEALWGSWVIETAAGKIYFSGDSGYFPGFKTIGERFGPFDLTMIETGAYDKDWAEIHMTPEESVAAHIDLRGRVMMPIHNGTFNLAFHTWYDPLQRATAEAERRGVSLTTPLVGEIMTLGEELPAHQWWQREAL; encoded by the coding sequence ATGACCCGTTTAACAATGGCTGCGCTGGCTTTGTCCGCGTTAACACTCGGAGGTGTGTATATGGCTCAAGGTTCTTTCGCTGCAGGCGCAGCTGAATATGCACCCGCACCCCGCGAAGGCGGTAAGTTCGTCAATCAAAAGCCCACCGAGCCCTCCTCTTTCTGGCGCACGGTAGAGATTTTTTGGCGTTTTCTCACCGAAAGCCGCACCGACCCGGAGCCTGAAAACGAGCTGCCCATGCAAACACTGGCCCGCGCGCAGTTAGAACAGTTGAGCGATAACCAGCTGCACATCGTCAAGCTCGGTCACTCTTCGCTGTTGTTAAAAGTGATGGGCGAGTACTGGCTGATTGATCCGGTCTTTTCCGAGCGCGCGTCGCCCTTTAGTTTTATGGGCCCGAAGCGATTTCAGCCCACCCCCATTACTATTGAGCAATTGCCACCCATCGCCAAGGTGCTGATTTCCCACAATCATTACGATCATCTGGATAAAAAAGCTGTGGCGGCTCTGGCCGATAAAACCGAGCGATTTTTGGTACCGCTGAATGTGGATACCGAGCTGCGCGACTGGGGCGTTGCGGAAGAAAAAATCCTAGCGTTTGACTGGTGGCAAGAGACTGAAGACAAAAGCGCGCGCGTTACCTTTACCCCCACGCAGCATTTTTCCGGCCGTGGTTTGGGGGATGCCAACGAAGCCTTATGGGGTTCGTGGGTTATTGAAACGGCAGCGGGAAAAATTTATTTCAGCGGCGACTCGGGTTACTTTCCCGGATTTAAAACTATCGGCGAGCGGTTTGGTCCGTTTGACTTAACCATGATAGAAACCGGTGCTTACGACAAAGACTGGGCTGAAATTCATATGACGCCGGAAGAGTCTGTAGCGGCGCATATAGACTTGCGCGGCAGGGTAATGATGCCCATCCACAACGGCACTTTTAACTTGGCCTTTCATACCTGGTACGACCCGCTGCAGCGAGCAACCGCCGAAGCCGAGCGCCGCGGCGTCAGTCTTACCACGCCGTTAGTCGGCGAGATAATGACCCTTGGCGAAGAGCTGCCCGCGCACCAGTGGTGGCAGCGCGAAGCACTGTAA
- the gspL gene encoding type II secretion system protein GspL, whose product MSEQITLYISHYGSDITWLIRRPELPDELGQGDSQALGQTLGQGNHRARLIVGGPQVVARALSYQEKEKRHLRKLMPFQLEEEVIGDIDQFHFALGKAQDGLVNVIYTERARLAEVFAQLAEINVEVVQALPAGLMPEMPQPDSAEDEPTDAWAIHWQDGLVSVHYGPSQGFTVAANNVSAALELLLKAQNRVDKLPHLNLSAPDENQLEALEQTLPASLAEANGSTRICSLWDFEPGTDCIDLCQGEFSQRLPIERWWKAWRTVAIAGAAAVVVYIATLLISINQLQNQNLEIRKDIEQVFRTVVPNGPANDPERRLRIMARDLQPQGEGSQVLPLLAEVLPKVQSQGDINLKGVYYTAESDELSLNLQAGTFNAIESLRGGIESAGLSAELLSASAQGDTHSARMKVKRELP is encoded by the coding sequence ATGAGTGAGCAGATCACCCTCTACATAAGCCATTACGGCAGCGATATCACCTGGCTGATACGGCGGCCAGAGTTACCCGACGAGCTGGGCCAGGGCGACAGCCAGGCCCTGGGCCAAACGCTTGGCCAGGGCAACCACCGCGCGCGCCTGATTGTGGGCGGGCCCCAGGTAGTGGCGCGCGCACTGAGCTATCAGGAGAAAGAAAAACGCCACCTGCGCAAGCTCATGCCCTTCCAGCTGGAAGAAGAAGTCATCGGCGATATCGACCAGTTCCATTTCGCCTTGGGTAAAGCCCAGGACGGCCTGGTAAATGTGATTTATACCGAGCGCGCCCGCCTGGCGGAAGTGTTTGCCCAGCTGGCGGAGATTAACGTCGAGGTGGTACAGGCGCTGCCCGCAGGCCTTATGCCCGAAATGCCCCAGCCGGACTCAGCCGAAGACGAGCCCACCGATGCCTGGGCCATTCACTGGCAAGATGGCCTGGTAAGCGTTCACTATGGCCCCAGCCAGGGCTTCACCGTGGCGGCGAACAATGTGTCCGCCGCACTTGAGCTGTTGCTAAAGGCGCAAAACCGGGTGGATAAACTACCGCACTTAAACCTCAGCGCCCCGGACGAAAACCAACTTGAGGCACTTGAGCAGACCCTGCCCGCCAGCCTTGCCGAGGCGAACGGCAGTACCCGAATTTGCTCACTGTGGGACTTTGAGCCGGGCACAGATTGCATTGACCTGTGCCAGGGCGAATTCTCCCAGCGCCTGCCTATCGAGCGCTGGTGGAAAGCCTGGCGCACCGTGGCTATTGCCGGGGCCGCCGCTGTCGTGGTCTACATCGCCACCTTGCTGATATCCATCAACCAGTTGCAAAACCAGAACCTGGAAATTCGCAAAGACATCGAACAGGTGTTTCGCACCGTGGTGCCCAATGGCCCGGCCAATGACCCCGAGCGCCGTTTGCGCATTATGGCCCGCGACCTTCAACCCCAGGGTGAGGGCAGCCAGGTGCTGCCACTGTTGGCCGAGGTACTGCCCAAAGTGCAGAGCCAGGGCGACATTAACCTTAAAGGCGTCTACTACACCGCCGAGAGTGACGAGCTAAGCCTGAACCTGCAGGCGGGCACTTTTAATGCCATTGAATCGCTGCGCGGCGGTATTGAAAGCGCGGGCCTGTCGGCGGAGCTATTGTCCGCAAGCGCCCAGGGCGACACTCACTCGGCGCGCATGAAAGTAAAACGGGAGCTACCATGA
- a CDS encoding prohibitin family protein, translating into MFQKQLNVKWIAIGVVAFIALMVALSAVYTVEEGHVGIVKRFGEAKYQENPGLHFKVPFMDSVESIEVRTRKNGEKMASSTAEQMPVTVEVSVNWTVNKEAALDLYRRYGGLMQFEQRILDPRFRSATKDTIPKFEAEQLIQDRALAITGIEQRLIEEMAEFPVIVDNIQIENIVLPRKYIQSIETKQTEKNLAAAEEHKLERQRLEALREVNTADAKAQGIIKVAEAEAQSITLKGEAEAKAIEAKAKALRDNPLIVKLTEAQAWDGKLPSTMMGDGAMPIMDMREAASR; encoded by the coding sequence ATGTTTCAAAAACAATTAAATGTTAAATGGATAGCCATTGGTGTCGTGGCTTTTATCGCTCTGATGGTTGCTTTAAGCGCGGTATATACCGTTGAAGAGGGGCACGTGGGCATTGTTAAACGCTTTGGCGAGGCGAAATATCAAGAAAACCCCGGCCTGCATTTTAAAGTGCCGTTTATGGATTCGGTGGAGTCTATCGAGGTGCGCACGCGTAAAAACGGTGAGAAAATGGCCAGCAGTACCGCCGAGCAAATGCCGGTGACTGTTGAGGTATCGGTTAACTGGACCGTGAATAAAGAAGCCGCCTTGGACTTATACCGTCGCTATGGTGGTCTGATGCAATTTGAGCAGCGCATTCTCGACCCGCGCTTTCGCTCTGCGACCAAAGATACCATTCCCAAATTTGAAGCCGAGCAGTTAATTCAAGACCGTGCCCTGGCCATTACGGGGATCGAGCAGCGCTTGATTGAGGAAATGGCGGAGTTTCCGGTTATTGTCGATAACATTCAAATTGAGAATATAGTCCTGCCGCGTAAATACATTCAGTCCATTGAAACCAAACAAACCGAGAAAAACCTGGCGGCCGCTGAAGAGCATAAGCTGGAGCGCCAGCGTTTAGAGGCGTTGCGCGAAGTGAACACCGCCGATGCCAAAGCCCAGGGCATTATTAAAGTGGCCGAGGCCGAAGCGCAATCCATCACGTTAAAAGGTGAAGCGGAAGCAAAAGCGATTGAGGCCAAAGCCAAGGCGCTGCGCGATAACCCGTTGATTGTAAAACTCACCGAGGCCCAGGCGTGGGATGGCAAGCTGCCCAGCACCATGATGGGCGATGGCGCCATGCCCATTATGGATATGCGTGAGGCCGCTTCGCGCTAA
- a CDS encoding sialidase family protein produces the protein MRSLLLLTALITGLCQAQEAPIRAAEDLFDAKALNLGLEMAPGTETYTVFKAEDHTHQYNHGAVPFAFNGKLYVQWQSSPKDEDAPMTQVRYAMSVDGKRWSDAIILAEPRADATVTNGGWWAYGDTLVAYINVWPHATEPRGGHVEYRTSKDGIHWSAAKPVLDHQGEPLQGILEQDVRALQDGRLLTAAHLQPGLKVAPLFTDDATGLTGWQAGEMNNLPSDSDVSREIEPSWFSRGDELVMIFRDQDSSFRILASLSDDRGETWSTPAVTNIPDSRAKQSAGNLPGGGAFIINNPSASKERYPLVITTSADGQLFDRAYILRGEGDDVPAQKYPGRYKRIGYSYPKSTVHNGYVYTTYGTGKEDIDITRVPIAALQYK, from the coding sequence ATGCGCTCGCTGTTGCTATTAACCGCCTTAATAACCGGCCTGTGTCAGGCCCAAGAGGCACCTATTCGCGCCGCCGAGGACCTGTTCGATGCCAAGGCCCTAAACCTGGGGCTGGAAATGGCGCCGGGCACCGAGACCTATACCGTTTTTAAGGCAGAGGATCACACGCATCAATATAACCATGGCGCAGTACCCTTTGCTTTCAATGGCAAGCTGTACGTGCAGTGGCAAAGTTCGCCCAAAGACGAAGACGCCCCCATGACCCAGGTGCGCTACGCCATGAGCGTAGACGGTAAACGCTGGAGTGATGCCATTATTCTCGCCGAGCCCCGCGCCGATGCCACGGTCACCAACGGTGGCTGGTGGGCCTACGGCGACACTCTGGTGGCCTACATCAATGTCTGGCCCCACGCCACCGAGCCGCGCGGGGGCCACGTTGAATACCGCACCAGTAAAGACGGCATTCACTGGAGCGCAGCCAAGCCGGTGCTCGACCACCAAGGCGAGCCCTTGCAAGGCATACTGGAGCAGGACGTACGCGCCCTGCAAGACGGCCGCCTGCTCACCGCCGCGCACCTGCAGCCGGGCCTAAAGGTGGCACCGCTGTTTACTGACGATGCCACAGGCCTTACCGGCTGGCAGGCAGGTGAGATGAACAACTTGCCCAGCGACTCGGACGTGAGCCGCGAAATCGAACCCAGCTGGTTCAGCCGCGGCGACGAGCTGGTGATGATCTTTCGCGATCAGGACTCCAGTTTCCGCATTCTCGCCTCGCTCAGCGACGATCGCGGGGAAACCTGGAGCACCCCGGCAGTTACCAATATCCCCGACTCGCGCGCCAAACAAAGCGCGGGCAATTTACCGGGCGGCGGCGCCTTTATTATCAATAACCCCAGTGCCAGCAAGGAGCGCTACCCACTGGTCATTACTACCAGTGCAGACGGCCAGCTGTTTGATCGCGCCTACATCCTGCGCGGCGAGGGCGATGACGTGCCGGCGCAGAAATACCCCGGCCGCTACAAGCGCATTGGCTACAGCTACCCAAAATCGACAGTGCACAACGGCTATGTCTACACCACTTACGGTACGGGCAAAGAAGACATTGATATCACCCGGGTGCCGATCGCCGCACTGCAATACAAATAA
- a CDS encoding YfaP family protein gives MEINSVTKKWRKHSALYSVAVVSSILLTACGGGGGSGGDSGGGGGVQSSSSVESSLSSSSEASSSSQVTQSSSSEASEQPFTVNSPDALSKGLEFDGAIKMNRAIPAPGNASGGSLEVSREVAITAGGGSQLLVKPVLEDGYYVHAYMVQLEGVEETFVIPVGSDGLPMYQQSRSLAASDLPGKVDNQLLALKTGASGPVANDLSGDDRIQLSCFGRPVIRFDAPSYSAPARVQAYVQPQPPVQSMDYDAFRDGLSIPTDFWSIDTSSWTQPAEVEIKAVEVGSGELQITLSWDSNADVDLHLEEPGGNTIYYGNPNSAEGDGYLDVDDIDGFGPENIFFDTDIPGGEYTIKVHMYSAYSPSDLPTSYTVTLKNDGSVNTFNGTLTADDEMDVITNFTQAGSVSGGNGQSSSAGGGQGRDNGQGNGNGGSGDGSGIIDDVDSGSGDLQLGACGVKQYGFTNICYTNYPTEACDLLADEMAGLADVFTYHSTDCGSGYNCSIDLLTYDGQSIPADCLD, from the coding sequence ATGGAAATCAATTCTGTAACAAAAAAATGGCGCAAACATTCAGCGCTTTATTCGGTGGCAGTGGTATCAAGCATTTTGCTTACGGCCTGCGGCGGCGGTGGTGGCTCCGGTGGTGATAGCGGGGGTGGCGGTGGCGTCCAGTCGAGCAGCTCAGTGGAATCTTCGCTCAGCTCATCCAGCGAAGCCTCAAGCAGCAGTCAGGTAACACAAAGCAGCTCGAGCGAGGCCAGCGAACAACCCTTTACCGTCAACAGCCCCGACGCTCTGTCTAAAGGACTCGAGTTTGACGGCGCCATTAAAATGAATCGCGCTATTCCCGCTCCCGGCAATGCCAGTGGTGGCAGCCTGGAGGTCAGCCGCGAGGTGGCCATTACCGCCGGCGGTGGCAGCCAATTGTTGGTCAAGCCCGTGCTTGAAGACGGCTACTATGTACACGCCTATATGGTTCAGCTGGAAGGCGTAGAGGAAACATTCGTAATTCCCGTGGGGTCCGATGGCCTACCCATGTATCAACAGTCGCGCAGCCTGGCAGCGTCAGACTTGCCGGGTAAAGTGGACAACCAGCTTCTCGCCCTGAAAACCGGCGCCTCGGGGCCGGTCGCCAATGATCTCAGCGGTGACGATCGCATCCAACTCAGCTGCTTCGGCCGCCCTGTAATCCGTTTTGACGCACCGAGCTACTCCGCTCCGGCGCGGGTACAAGCCTATGTGCAACCGCAACCGCCAGTGCAAAGCATGGACTACGACGCCTTTCGCGACGGCCTGTCCATTCCCACAGACTTTTGGAGCATCGACACCTCTAGCTGGACTCAGCCAGCCGAAGTTGAAATTAAAGCGGTAGAGGTAGGTTCGGGTGAGCTGCAAATCACTCTGTCTTGGGACAGCAATGCTGATGTAGACCTGCATTTGGAAGAGCCAGGTGGCAATACCATTTACTACGGCAATCCTAATTCAGCCGAAGGTGATGGCTATTTAGACGTAGATGACATCGATGGCTTCGGTCCAGAGAATATCTTTTTTGATACAGATATTCCCGGTGGGGAATACACCATTAAAGTACATATGTACTCAGCATATTCTCCCAGCGATCTGCCTACTTCATACACAGTGACACTGAAAAACGACGGCTCGGTAAACACTTTTAACGGCACCCTCACCGCCGATGATGAAATGGATGTTATTACTAACTTTACCCAGGCGGGCAGCGTCAGCGGTGGCAATGGCCAGAGCAGCAGCGCCGGTGGCGGCCAAGGGCGGGATAACGGGCAGGGCAATGGTAACGGCGGCTCCGGCGACGGCTCGGGTATTATCGATGACGTTGACAGTGGTAGCGGCGATCTACAGCTGGGCGCCTGTGGCGTGAAGCAGTACGGCTTTACCAATATCTGTTATACCAACTATCCAACCGAAGCCTGCGACTTGTTGGCCGATGAAATGGCCGGGCTCGCCGATGTATTTACTTATCACAGTACCGATTGCGGCAGTGGTTATAACTGCAGTATCGATCTACTCACCTACGACGGGCAGAGCATTCCCGCCGATTGCTTAGACTAG
- the gspJ gene encoding type II secretion system minor pseudopilin GspJ: MSRVARPQTGFTLIEVVIALAITAVIMTFSYQSFSTASRSAEASAQVLARINELDRTWQILGQDARHILTPVNASGDASVIGGVRRPFRGASLYGDTSGDKLVLQFTRGGWLNPMNRPRSDMQQVIYRIEDGTLWRDFRPERNFVVEDWLYAEDLIRQPMLEQVTDIDVRFLSPQMAQQQGAGVLNGEDYARDWVQNWPDSSGAGVDTSLPLAMLVRIELEDGLVSERLYDLAQ, encoded by the coding sequence ATGAGTAGAGTGGCCCGCCCGCAAACCGGTTTTACCCTGATTGAGGTGGTGATTGCCCTGGCGATTACTGCGGTGATCATGACCTTCAGCTATCAGTCGTTCAGCACCGCCTCGCGCAGCGCCGAAGCCAGCGCCCAGGTATTGGCGCGCATTAACGAGCTGGACCGCACCTGGCAAATACTGGGGCAGGACGCGCGGCACATTCTCACCCCGGTGAATGCCAGCGGCGATGCCTCGGTGATTGGCGGTGTGCGCCGCCCCTTTCGCGGCGCCAGTCTGTACGGTGATACCAGCGGCGATAAGCTGGTGCTGCAATTTACTCGCGGCGGCTGGCTCAACCCCATGAACCGCCCCCGTAGCGATATGCAGCAGGTGATTTACCGCATTGAAGACGGCACCTTATGGCGCGACTTTCGCCCCGAGCGCAACTTTGTCGTGGAAGATTGGCTGTACGCCGAAGATCTAATTCGCCAGCCCATGCTGGAGCAGGTGACGGATATCGATGTGCGCTTTTTGTCGCCGCAAATGGCGCAACAGCAGGGCGCGGGCGTGCTCAACGGCGAAGACTACGCCCGCGACTGGGTGCAAAACTGGCCCGACAGCAGCGGTGCGGGGGTAGACACCAGCCTGCCCCTCGCCATGCTGGTGCGCATCGAACTGGAAGACGGTTTAGTGAGCGAGAGGCTGTATGATCTGGCGCAGTAA
- the gspK gene encoding type II secretion system minor pseudopilin GspK yields the protein MIWRSKPSPSLPRRQSGTVLILAILVVTLVAGFAIKASRDYQLSMARAEARWHGAQARAYLSGAESLAIYFLELDDNTEVDSLLEPWAMELPPFPIEGGMILAEIADASAKINLNDLSNPLGNLEQGPTSYTRFNPAQKHFLRLLQSFEEQYPLSLEDAVGILEAIVDWTDNNDEITGFTGAESDYYQSLDPAYAAANAPFTSVDELRLVRGFTPELMQLIKPYITVYTAGGHLNVNTINPFLLRTFNDGENLEPLAGQVAGQIVAENGEYASMDEFTNHTGWGSAITGELDTGYAAVTTSYFLVTTRVQLGEQRRSMQSLLSRADGDFKVESRRDVYDYILNLERAGANAGLAGTTNNNE from the coding sequence ATGATCTGGCGCAGTAAACCTTCACCCAGCTTACCCAGGCGCCAGAGCGGCACCGTGCTTATTCTCGCCATTTTAGTGGTCACACTGGTGGCGGGTTTTGCCATTAAAGCCTCGCGGGATTATCAGCTGAGCATGGCCCGCGCCGAGGCGCGCTGGCACGGTGCCCAGGCGCGCGCTTATTTGTCCGGCGCCGAGAGCCTGGCCATTTACTTTCTCGAGCTCGACGACAATACCGAGGTAGACAGCCTCCTGGAACCCTGGGCCATGGAGCTGCCGCCATTTCCCATTGAAGGCGGGATGATTCTCGCCGAAATTGCAGACGCCAGCGCCAAAATCAACCTTAACGATTTGAGCAATCCACTGGGCAACTTGGAGCAGGGCCCTACCTCTTACACACGATTCAATCCCGCACAAAAACACTTTTTACGCCTGCTGCAGAGCTTTGAAGAGCAGTACCCACTATCGCTGGAAGACGCCGTTGGCATACTTGAGGCCATAGTGGACTGGACCGACAACAACGACGAAATCACCGGCTTTACCGGTGCCGAGAGCGATTACTACCAGTCTCTTGACCCGGCCTACGCCGCCGCTAACGCACCGTTTACCAGTGTCGATGAGCTGCGCCTGGTGCGCGGTTTTACCCCCGAGCTGATGCAGCTGATTAAACCCTATATTACGGTGTACACAGCGGGCGGCCACTTAAACGTGAATACCATCAACCCGTTTTTACTGCGTACCTTTAACGACGGAGAAAACCTGGAGCCGCTGGCGGGCCAGGTAGCCGGGCAAATCGTTGCGGAAAACGGCGAGTACGCCAGCATGGACGAATTTACCAACCACACCGGCTGGGGCAGCGCCATCACCGGCGAGCTGGATACCGGGTATGCCGCCGTCACCACCAGCTATTTTCTGGTCACCACTCGGGTACAACTGGGTGAGCAGAGACGCAGCATGCAAAGCCTTTTATCGCGTGCAGACGGCGATTTTAAGGTAGAAAGCCGCCGCGACGTGTACGATTACATCCTCAATCTGGAACGCGCCGGTGCCAATGCCGGCCTAGCGGGAACGACAAACAACAATGAGTGA